From the genome of Streptomyces sp. NBC_01142:
TGGGTTGCGGACGGCGATCAATGCCCCTAGCGCTTGACCGCGGTGCCGTAGGCCAGGAACGTCCATCCGAAGCCCCTGTCGCTCTCCGACTGCGACATGGCGATCCGAAGGCCAACGATGGCGTCGGCCCCTTCCGAGGCCGCCCGCTCCTCGAGTGCCGACACGGCGTGTTCGTCACTGACTTGGTCCCGTGCGGAAACGAGCCACGCCTTACGGATAGGGGGACTGCTGGAGACGGGGATCGCATCGGTTGTGTACAGGTCCATAGCCTCAGCTTCGAGCAGGGCCCGAGGTGCAGCGAGTGCAGTTGGGCCGTATGAGCAGCCCCGGCAGATGGGGTATCCATTCGGTACACCCGTACATGGCTGCGCCCGGCCGTCGTGGTGACCAGCCGGGCGCTCGAGATGGTTCAGGCCGCGTCGTCCGGCCCCTCGTCTTCGTCCTGCGGCTGATAGTGCCGTGCGAACCAATCCGCGGTACTCACCCCCGGCGGCCTGCGCTCCGGCTCCGCACGGCGCTCCCGCATACGGGCCAGGTGCTGCTCACTCGAGGACACGCTCGGCAGCACGATCAGCTCAGGGATCTCCTCGCCCCGGGCGCGTGCCGCCAACTTCTCCGCGGCTGTAGCCGGCCGGGTCTTCTGCTCGCTGCTCATACGATTCCTCCGTTGATGATCTCGGCCTCTTCGACTGCGACTCGGGCCTTGGCTTCGGCGAGCAGCTGCTGAGCCTCGCGCCGCCGCTCCTGCCGCTCCTCGGGCGACAGCGCTTCGTGGATGTCGGTGGTGAGCGGGTCGGCCAGCTCGGGAAAGTCAACGGGCTTGCGAGCCTTGATCCGTGCGGCGCGAATCATCTGCTGCAGTTCCCTGTCCTGGTCGAGCAGCGGCAGCGGCCAGGCTGCGCCCAGTTGGCAGGCCTGGCCGTGGTACCGGCACTCGGGCTGCTCCGGCCCGAGGATGGTGACCTGCTCGGCGAGCCGGTCGAGGCGGGCTCGGATGCTGCGTCCCTTCATGCGGCTTGTCCCTTCTCGAGAGCCGTCTCAATGGCCGTGAGGCGGGCGTCTAGTTCGGCGTGCTCGCTGAAGCTGGGCAGCGCGCCGATGAGCACCGTGGCGGCGCGGATGCGGACGTTGACGGAGTCGTCGGTGAGAGCGGAACGGAGTACGACGATGGCGTCGCCGGCTGCCGCTCCCAATGCTGCGACGGCTTCGCCGAGGAGGGCGGTACGCGCGCTGCGGACGTCGGCCTCGAAGTCGGGGTCTTCGCGCCACCGGCGGACCGTGCGCCCGGTCACGCCGACCTGTTCGCCGACCTTGTCGGAGGTCATGCCGCGGGCGAGGAGCAGCGCGGCCTCATCTTTTTTCTGCAGGTCATTTGTGGACATCGGCGGTCGTCCCCTCGTGGTCGCGGCGAGGGCCGGGCCCCGTCTCGAGGCCCGGCCGGGGTGGCTAGTCGTCGATGCCGGGGGCGTTGAACTCGCGGAGCTGCCCGGCCATGAAGCTGAGGGTGGGTACGGCCTTGCCGTTCAGGCGGCGGTCGACGGCGAGGGCGTAGGGCTTGCTGGTCGCGATGGGCTTGACCCGGGCGAAGCCGGCGGCCTTCTCAAGCGCGGCTGCTGCGGTCTCGCGGGCCTTCTCGAACTCGATCATCGCGGCCCGGTATCCGTCGTCGCAGTAGGTGACCCACTCGCCTGCGGTGGCGTTGGCGGTGTCGGCGGCGGCGGTGAAGGCGGCTTCGGCCTTTTCGCGCGCCTCGGTGACGGCGGTCTCGTACTTGGCGCGCTTGGGGCCGGTGCCGTGGCCGCACGTCTCTTCGGCCTTGCGGGCGGTGTCGATGGCTTCGCGGGCTTCGAGGGCCTTCTCGAGGGAGGTGCGGAGCTTCGGGGGGACGTGCTCGAGGGAGGGGAGTTCGACGCGACGTCCGCCGACGGTGAAGCTGAATGCGTTGTGCATGGGGATCTCCTTCAGTGGGCGCCGGATGCGGCGAGGGTTTGGTTGTTGAGGCTGTTGGCGAGGTTGCGGAGCTTCTGGGCGTGCCGGTAGGCGAGGCCGCGCTTGCGGGCTGCGGCGAGTTCTTCGCGGCGGCGCTTGTCGTTCTCGGCCTTCCGGCGGGCGGCGGCTATGCGTTCCTGTACGACGTCGTTGACGTCCATCACGGGACCTCCGCGGGTACGAGGGTGAGGCCGGCGGTGGGCTGGTCGGTCTCGGTCCAGCCGTCCGGGTTGATGGCCTCGAGCAGCTGGCGGGCGGCTTCGGCGCGGGTGATGGGCGTCTGGTCGTCGGCCCACTGTTCGGCGAGGGCGTGGGCTCTGGCGAGGGGACGCTGGTACAGCCGGCGGGTGTCGGTCACGGGCTTCTCCTTGATGGATGCTGGGTGGTGCCGGGCTCGGCGCTTGCGTGCGGATCAGTCGGTCACCCCGGCGCTGGCGAGGAACTCGGCGTTCTTGACGGGGTCCTGCAGTTCGCGGGCGCTGGCCACCCAGACCGCGTGCATATGGGCGGCGCCGTCCTGGTGCTCGGCGCACACAGTGACCCGATAGGTGCTGACCTCGGTCGGGTGCTGCTGGTCGATGGTGTTGCGGACGGCGATGACACCGGGCTTGCCGCAACTGCCGTGCCCGTGGCTGCACTTGCCGGTACTGACGGGGATGGTCTGCACGATGTACTTGGTGTCGCGGTCGTCGCCCAGGGCGATGACGGTGGATGTGGTCACGGTGTCTCCTACGTAAAGGGGAATTGTTGAGATTGTTGGGACTATTGGCTCCGACCTGCTGTTTTGCCTTGAGACGATTGGTGGGACGCTTGAGCTGGGGTGAGACGACTGCATGTCATGCGTTCCATCAGTCGTCCCATTCGTCTCATCTCCCCTTGTTGGCATAGATGCAGGTCAGGTCCATGTTTCTCAGTCGTCCCATTCGTCTCAGCGTGTGTCGGATGACTCCTCGTCCTGGTCCGAAGGCGCAGCTTCCGGCAGGTACCAGTCCGAGGTCTTGCCCTTGCCGAATCCGCGGGGCCGGGTGACGAGACGCAGCTTGGTCTTTGCCCGGTAGACGGAAGACCTGCTGTACCCGAGCTTCTGCGAGTCCTTCATGACGTCGGCCTGCTCCGCAGATCCGCCGAGGTCGGTCAGGTAGTCGCGAAGCCAGACGCGGATCTCGTCACTTTCGGCACGGTCGCCACTGGGTACGGACTCGTCTCGCATGACCTCACGTACCGAGGTGGTCGTCTCGTCGCCGAGGACGAACCTCGAGACGTAGGACGGCCCTTCCTCTGTGGGCACCGTGACCGGCTGAATCACGTACTCGTATGACGGGAGCCCGAGACGGCCGAGGTTGTTCTTCTCGAGCGACATGACGAACCGGCTGTCGGCCCCGTCCTCGCCCTCTTCCTTGGCGAACGCGATGAGGCAGCGGATGAGCTGACCGAACGCGCCGGATCCGGCGATACGGGAGAGCGGATCCGCTCCGCCAGCCTTGGTGAAGTGGGCCAGGCCGAGGATGGTGAAGTGGTGCCTGTCCGCGGCAGCCACCAGCGGCTCGAGGGCTTGCCGGACCTCCGCCGCCCGGTAGTCGTTGATGCCCTTGTCGATGTACGAGAGCAGCGGATCCATGACGAGGAGCGCCACGCTGTACCGCTCCGCCTCCTGGCCGAGGAGCGAGGTATCCAGAGGCAGCGTGAGGCGCGCATATGCCTGCTCGTCATCCCGTACCGAGACGTGCCATACGAGATTCATGTCGGCGCCGGCTGCAATGAGCCGCGGCGCAATCGTCATTGCCCAGGAGTCCTCGGCCGCGGCGTAGATGACTCCCCGCGGCTTACCCCATAGTTCGCCGGGCAAGGTGCCGGTCGTGATGCGCGCGACCATCCACACGGCGTACTGCGACTTCCCGATGCCGGGCCCGCCGGCCGCGATGGCGAGCGAGTACATGGGGATGCGGCCGTGCGAGGTGGGCGGCGCGCCTTCCGGCGTGGTGTCCCATAGCCAGCGGACGGGCCGGATCTTGATGGCCGATGCGGGCCTGAACAGCAGCGACCTGCGGGGCCCTTCTTCCTCGGGCGGGTGCGCGCCATTGCTGGCGAACGGCCCGAGCATGGGGCCCGGTCGGGGCAGCTCGCCCCGAAAGGGGTGGCCGAGCTGCCCGCCGTCGTGTGTGGCAGCCATGTTGTCGCAGGGCCTGCCGTCCACCAGGTGGGCGCAGAACCGTGAGGCTTCCTCTTGGGTGGTCAAGCCGCCATCTCCTGACGTGCGTAGAGGTAGCGGCCGGGCTGTCCGGGGATGGCGATGGGTGGCCATCCGGGTGTGGCGCGCAGCTGGTGGGGCGGCTTTGGCTTGCGGGCTTCGGCAAGCTCGGCGGCCGTCTTGAGGCTGGCAAGTGAGGGCGTGGCACTGCTCGCTTCCCGCAGCCAATCGACGACGGGGTCGCCGTACTTGCGCCAGCATTCGGCGGCTTCGAGTACCGCGGCCAGGCGGCGCGGATCGTCGGGGTGGAGGTCGCACCATGCGGCCGAGGCGTACTCGGGGAAGTCCTTCGCGAGGAACATCGATTTGGCGTCGGCCCACAGGCCGGCGATGTCGCCCGGGTCGAACTCTGCCTGTACGCCAGGGGTGTCCGCGGCTGTGGGTACGGTCTCGTCGTCGACGCAGTCGTCGCGGCAGTCGAGCGGATCGCGGTGGCCGCAGCCGAACGGCTCGAGGCGGTACGACGCTTCACGTCGCCGCTGCAGCTGCTCCGAGGTGGTGTCCGCCGGGCGGGTGTCGTCGTTCATGATGCCCCCTTGATGACGGCTTCGGCGAGGGCGCCGATGTCGGTGCACCAGCGGCGGGCACATGAGCGCACGGCCTGGGGGCTGGGCTGCTCTTCGAGGTGGCTTCTGATCGCGCTGAGGGCGGTCTCGCGGCGGTCCTGTTCACGCTGCCGCTGGGCTCGCAGCCGGTCGACGTCGGCGGATACACTCGGAGTTGGCGATGCTGGTGTGTGGAGGGGCCCGGGTGATGTCCGGGCCCTTTCGCTTGTGCTCACGCTGGTGGTCCTGTCACGCGGGGCGAGGCGATGCGGGTGCCCGGTGGGTCGTCCTCGCGTGGGCGGATGGGGTGTGTTGCTCGCCGTGGCTCAGGCGGCTTCGAGCAGCTGGATCAGGCTCGCGGTCACGACACGATGTCGGCTGCTGCCCAGGGCGAGCGTCCGGACCGGGGCTTCGCCCTTGCGGATCAGCTCGTACAGGTGCGACTTCGAAACGCCGATGGCCCTGGCTGCGTCGGGTACGCCGACGGTGGCGGGCCAACTGCGGATCTCGGCGAGCGTCGGGGCGCCCATCAGGCGGCGCTCTCGATCCGCTCGCCGTTCAGCCAGGCGATGACGTCGCCGCGCCGGTACCGGATGCGTCCGCCGCGGCCGGCGCTGAGCTTCTTGTACGGCGGCCCGACACCTCGGGAGCGCCAGTTGGCGAGCGTCTTCTCCGCGACCCGCGCCACCCCGCTAGCCTCACGCGCGGTCAGCCAGTCGTCATCGACGTGCGAGTGCGCGGAGATCAAGCTTGCAGGCATGATCAACCCTTTCGATGGTCATGCACATCATTTTGATGTGTTGACACATCGAAGAGTAATGCGGGAATGTCCGGGAAGCAAGAGCGATTGTCCGCGCATCATTTCGATGCGAACCTGTGCGTGTGGCAGACGACAAGAAGAACCCACTCGGACCGACCGGCGAGCAGGTCAAAGGCAATGTCGAGCGGATCCGTACCGCCCGCGGCATGACCAAGAAGGATCTATCCGACCGGGCCGGCGAGTTCGGGCGACCGATCCCTCCTCTGGGGGTTTCCCGCATCGAAAGCGGAACCCGCCGGGTGGACGCTGACGACCTGGTCGCCCTGGCGCTGGCGCTCAATGTCTCCCCGCTCGCCCTTCTCCTGCCGCCGGAATGGAGCGACGTCAGGATTCCGCTGACTCCAGATTTCGACCTTGAGGCGCGGACGGCGTGGCTCTGGGCCGAAGGCCGCGCGCCAGCTAGCAACTACGGAGTGAGCCCCTCAGCCATTGCCGTCGAGCCCGATAGCGATGACGACACGGACGAGGCGTCCGACGCCTACTGGCGGATGCGCCAGGAGTACGAGGCTCTCTCGCATCCTGCGGGCCGCCGTCGGGCCGCCCAGCACCCCGCGAACAACGCAGCTGACTCGGTCAGCGCCATGGTGGGCCGACTCGTCCGCGCCATTCAGGGCGGCAAGAAGGACGCCATGGAGCGCCAGCTAGCCATCACAAAGAACCGGCTCGCTCAGCTACAGAACGAGGTCGAGCAGATCGAGCTCGAGCTGGACGATTGACACGCAGCACCGGAAGAGGGGCGGGGAAGTGGCTGATCCGATCAGGAAGATCACGCTACGGAACGGCACGGTGAGATACCGGACGGTCGTCGACGCCGGCCGCGACGAGAACGGCAAGCGGATCCAGCTCACCATCACGAAAGACACGAAGACGGAGGTGAAGGCGGAGCGCGACCGCATCTTGCATCAGCGCTCGGCCGGCACTTTCATCGCCCCCAGCAAGATGACGCTGGGGGAGTGGCTGGAGCAGTGGCTGGAGTACAAGCGGCGCGACGTCGAGGAGACGACGATCCGCACCTATCGCCTGGCCCTGGTGCACGTCGTCGACCGGCTCGGCCACCTGCGGCTGCAGGAGTTGACTGAGGACCACATCCAAGAGTTCGTGGACGAGGTGGTGACCAACGGTCGGCGCCGCGGCGGAGAGCCGGGAACACGACTTGCCGTCTCGACGGTCGAGGGCATCCTTACGCGGCTGCGGGAAGCGCTGGGGAGGGCGGTCGCCCGCAAGCTGATCGCAACGAGTCCAGCTCAGTACGTGCGGGTGGCGCTCGTTGACAAGAAGACCGACAAGCGGGACCGCGACAAGGTCAAGCCCTGGACGGTCGCCGAGGTACAGACGTTCGTCCGCGGCATGGAGCAGGATCGATTGTTCGCCCCGCTGCTTCTGTCCCTGATGGGCCTTCGGCCGGCTGAGGTCTGCGGGCAGCGATGGACTGACGTCGACCTGAGTGTGGGCATTCTCGAGATCACGACCACGCGGACGATGATCGGCAATCACAGGGTGCTGGAGAAGGATACGAAGACAGCATCCGGTGAGCGCGCCCTACCGCTGCCGCAGGGCCCATGGGAGGCGCTACGTCGATTCCGGGACCAGCAGGCCGCGGAGCGGGTGGCAGCAGGCGATGCGTACACGGAGACGGGTTACATCGTCGTCAACGAACTCGGCATCCCGCTCAACACTCGGCAGCTACGGGAGTACGCCTACCGCCTCATGCGCGAGCTGGGCTTGCGTCAGGTGCGGCTGTACGACGCGCGGCACTCCGTGCTGAAGGCGCTGGCGGTGAGCGGCGTCCCGGACGTCATCCTCGCGGCGTGGGCTGGCCACACGAACGCAGCCTTCACCAAGCGGAAGTACGTCTCCATTGAGGCCGAGGACATGCGGGCGGCAGCCCTTGCTCTGGACGTCTTCCACGGTGCCCCCAGAGAGCTCACGTGAGAAATTGTGAGATTTCATCGTCCGGTTGACGGGCTAAGTGCCCACTGACCTGCGTGTTCGGCCTGCACCGTAGAACAGTGAGTAGATTCTACTGGCGGTTTCTGCAGGCCAGCGCCGCGCCCTCGGTTGTACGTTGCTACGAGAGCGGCGGCTCGTACGGCAGCAGCTCGGGCCGCTTCGCCGGCCGGCCGTCCCCGGACGAGCGCCCCGTCAGCCGTCGCCCGATCCATGGCCCCAAGTGCCGCCGCGCGAACCGCAGATCGTTGACGCGCCGTGTGGCCCACGCGGGCTGCACGGCGGGCGGCAGCAGCGCCTGCCAGTCGTCCTGCGTCTGCAGGCCCAGCACCTGCCACACGGCCTCGGCGACCCTCCGGTGTCCCTCGGCCGTCAGATGCAGCCGGTCCAGGTCCCACATCCGCTGATCGGCGAGGGTCTTCGCGCCGTACAGATCCACCACCAGCGCGCCGTGCCGGGCTGCCAGCTCGTCGACGTACGTGAACAGCTCCTCCATGCGGGGGCGGAATCGTTCCATCACCGGTCCGTTGCGGCCGGGGCTGCGCATCAGCACCAGCTGCCCGCAGGACGGCGCCAGCCGCTCCACCGCTTCCTCCAGGAGCCCGCGCACACGCACCATGTCGCACTTGGGCCGCAGCGTGTCATTGAGCCCGCCGACCAGAGTGATCACATCCGGCTTCATGGCGGCCGCGACATCGACCTGCTCGTCCACGATCTGTCCGATGAGCTTTCCGCGTACGGCGAGATTCGCGTACCGGAATCCCGGTGTACGGGCGGCCAGCCGGCCGGCGAGCAGATCGGCCCAGCCGCGGTACGAGCCGTCCGGAAGAAGATCGGACATGCCCTCGGTAAAGGAATCGCCTACCGCGACAAAACTGGTGTAGTTGGCATTCATCTCCATGGCGCAGAGATCGTACCGCGCGGTAAGGTCCCCCGGTTCCGTACCGGGAGGGGAGCTCTGTGAGTGACGCGCTGCTGAACGCACTGGCCGAGGCGCTGGCCGATGTGGTGACCTTGATCGACACCTGCGACGACGATGTGCTCGACCCGGACATCGCGGTGAAGTGGATGGAGACCACCGGGCATCTGCTCGACCGGCTCTCGCCCGCCGACCGCCGTGACCTCGCCGGACTCTTCCGGAAAGCTGCCGATCGCGAGCCAGACGGAGCCTGGCGGGACGATCTGCTGCGGATCCCCGAGGGCTTCGGCCTCGACGACGACCAGCACGAGCTGTACTGCGACGCGGTCGAGCACCTGGCGCGGCAGTTCGTCGAGACCGTACGGGACGTGGACCCGGCCACGCCCGTGCCGACCTGCCCCGGCTGGACCTTCGCCGACCTCGTCAAGCACCACGGCACCACCCACCGCTGGATCGAACATCTCGTACGGATACGAGCAGCCGAGCGCGTCTGGTCCCGGGACGTTCCGCTCGACCTCCCCGACGATCCGCGGGCCTACCCGGGCTGGCTGGCCGAAAGCGCCGCCGCCACGCTGCGCACCCTGCGCGGCGTCGACCCCGAGACGCCGATGTGGTCCCACGGCGCCGACCAGCGCGTACGGTTCTTCCCCCGCCGGCTGCTCTTCGAGTCCGTCGTCCATCTCGCCGACGCCGAACTCGCCCTCGGTATCGAGCCCCGCATCACGGCCGGCACGGGCGCCGACGGGATCGAGGAATTCCTCGAGAACCTGCCGCACCACTCCTGGATCGCCGAGTCCGTCGGCGGACTGCAGGACGGCTCGGTCCGGCTGCGGGCCACGGACACCGGCGCCGCCTGGACGATCACCTTCGGGGAGTCCGGTTTCACCTGGACGAAGAGCGCGGCGGCGGCCGCCGCGCGCGTCGAGGCCACGAGCGGTGATCTGCTGCTGCTCGTCCACGGCCGCCTCCGGCCGGGCGACGAGCGCGTGCGCCTTTCGGGGGACGGCGCGGTCCTGGACGCCTGGCTGGCGGCGACCGCGCTGTAGGACCAGAGGATCCCGTCCGCACCTCGCCCAGGCCCTCGGCGCCGTACTCATCGCGATCGCCGCGGCAGGAGCCGGACGGCCCGGCCCGGGTCTCACCGAGACCACGGGGCCGGGCCGCCACCGCCGAGGGGAGCCCGCCCCGGAACCTGTCGGGGTCAGGCGGGTCAGGCGGGCCGGTTCGAGCTAGTCGGGCCGGCCGACCAGCTGGCGCAGTACGTCCTCCATCGTCACCAGTCCCTCGGGTGTGCCGTCCTCCTCGAGGACCACCGCCAGGTGTGTACGGCTGCGCCGCATCGCGGTCAGTACGTCGTCGAGCGGTGTCGCGGCCCGTACCCGTGCGATCGGACGCATCGCCGTGACCGGGAACGGCTGATCGCGTGGAGTGGCGTCCAGCGCGTCCTTCACATGGAGATAGCCCAGGATGTGGAGGCCGGCATCCACCACCGGGAAACGAGAGAACCCGGACTCGGCCGCCAGCCGCTCCAGCTGCTCGGGGGTGGTTCCGGCCTCTGCGTACACCACCTGTTCCACCGGCCTCACCACCTCGCGCACGGGTCGGCGCCCCAGCTCCAGCGCGTCGCGCAGCCGCTCGGCCGCCCGGTCGTCGAGCAGCCCGGCATCCCCGGCGTCGCGCACCATCCGCGCCAGCTCGTCGTCCGAGTAGGTCGCGGCGACCTCGTCCTTGGCCTCGACCCGCAGCAGCTTCAGCAGGCCGTTGGCGCAGGCGTTGATGGTGAAGATCACCGGGCGCAGCGCCCGGGCCAGCGCGACCAGCGGCGGGCCGAGCAGCAGCGCGGTCCGCGAGGGCTCGGCCAGTGCGATGTTCTTCGGCACCATCTCGCCGAGCAGCATGTGCAGATACGTCGCCACGGCCAGCGCGATCACGAACGAGATCGGGTGAACCAGGCCGTGCGGCACACCGACCGCGTCGAAGACGGGCTCCAGCAGGTGCGCGATGGCCGGCTCGGCGACGATGCCGAGCACCAGGGTGCACAGCGTGATGCCCAGCTGGGCCGCCGCCAGCAGCGCCGAGACATGCTCCAGGCCCCAGATGACGCTGCGCGCCCGCCGGTTCCCGGCCTCCGCCTCGGGCTCGATCTGGCTGCGGCGTACGGAGATCAGCGCGAACTCCGCGCCGACGAAGAAGGCGTTGACGACCAGCGTCAGCAGGCCCACGGTGAGCTGAATCGCGATCATCGTCGGGCCTCTTCGGTCTCGTCGTCCTGCTCAAGAGGCGCATGCATCAGCACCCGTGCCGCGCGGCGCCCCGAGGCGTCCACCACATCGAGCCGCCAGCCCGCCATCTCGATCCGGTCGCCCTCGGCCGGGATACGCCCCAGCTCGTGGGCGATCAGCCCGGCGAGCGTCTCGTACGGTCCCTCCGGCACCCGCAGCCCGACCCGCTCCAGTTGGTCGGTCCGTGCCGCACCGTCCGCCGACCACAGGGCACGGCCGTCCGCGTCGGTGCCCGCCGGAGCCAGGTCCGGCGTCTCGTGCGGATCGTGCTCGTCGCGCACCTCGCCGACGACCTCTTCGACGATGTCCTCCATCGTCACCACTCCGGCCGTGCCGCCGTACTCGTCGATGACGACGGCCATCGTGGACTTGCCGGACAGCCGGTCGAGGAGACGGTCCACGGTCAGCGTCTCGGGGACGAGCAGCGGCTCGCGCAGCAGCTCGGAGACCCGATGGCGGGCGCGACGTTCGGC
Proteins encoded in this window:
- a CDS encoding heavy metal-binding domain-containing protein, which codes for MDLYTTDAIPVSSSPPIRKAWLVSARDQVSDEHAVSALEERAASEGADAIVGLRIAMSQSESDRGFGWTFLAYGTAVKR
- a CDS encoding AAA family ATPase — its product is MTTQEEASRFCAHLVDGRPCDNMAATHDGGQLGHPFRGELPRPGPMLGPFASNGAHPPEEEGPRRSLLFRPASAIKIRPVRWLWDTTPEGAPPTSHGRIPMYSLAIAAGGPGIGKSQYAVWMVARITTGTLPGELWGKPRGVIYAAAEDSWAMTIAPRLIAAGADMNLVWHVSVRDDEQAYARLTLPLDTSLLGQEAERYSVALLVMDPLLSYIDKGINDYRAAEVRQALEPLVAAADRHHFTILGLAHFTKAGGADPLSRIAGSGAFGQLIRCLIAFAKEEGEDGADSRFVMSLEKNNLGRLGLPSYEYVIQPVTVPTEEGPSYVSRFVLGDETTTSVREVMRDESVPSGDRAESDEIRVWLRDYLTDLGGSAEQADVMKDSQKLGYSRSSVYRAKTKLRLVTRPRGFGKGKTSDWYLPEAAPSDQDEESSDTR
- a CDS encoding AlpA family transcriptional regulator, which codes for MGAPTLAEIRSWPATVGVPDAARAIGVSKSHLYELIRKGEAPVRTLALGSSRHRVVTASLIQLLEAA
- a CDS encoding helix-turn-helix domain-containing protein, giving the protein MPASLISAHSHVDDDWLTAREASGVARVAEKTLANWRSRGVGPPYKKLSAGRGGRIRYRRGDVIAWLNGERIESAA
- a CDS encoding helix-turn-helix domain-containing protein; the protein is MADDKKNPLGPTGEQVKGNVERIRTARGMTKKDLSDRAGEFGRPIPPLGVSRIESGTRRVDADDLVALALALNVSPLALLLPPEWSDVRIPLTPDFDLEARTAWLWAEGRAPASNYGVSPSAIAVEPDSDDDTDEASDAYWRMRQEYEALSHPAGRRRAAQHPANNAADSVSAMVGRLVRAIQGGKKDAMERQLAITKNRLAQLQNEVEQIELELDD
- the xerC gene encoding tyrosine recombinase XerC; the protein is MADPIRKITLRNGTVRYRTVVDAGRDENGKRIQLTITKDTKTEVKAERDRILHQRSAGTFIAPSKMTLGEWLEQWLEYKRRDVEETTIRTYRLALVHVVDRLGHLRLQELTEDHIQEFVDEVVTNGRRRGGEPGTRLAVSTVEGILTRLREALGRAVARKLIATSPAQYVRVALVDKKTDKRDRDKVKPWTVAEVQTFVRGMEQDRLFAPLLLSLMGLRPAEVCGQRWTDVDLSVGILEITTTRTMIGNHRVLEKDTKTASGERALPLPQGPWEALRRFRDQQAAERVAAGDAYTETGYIVVNELGIPLNTRQLREYAYRLMRELGLRQVRLYDARHSVLKALAVSGVPDVILAAWAGHTNAAFTKRKYVSIEAEDMRAAALALDVFHGAPRELT
- a CDS encoding SGNH/GDSL hydrolase family protein, yielding MEMNANYTSFVAVGDSFTEGMSDLLPDGSYRGWADLLAGRLAARTPGFRYANLAVRGKLIGQIVDEQVDVAAAMKPDVITLVGGLNDTLRPKCDMVRVRGLLEEAVERLAPSCGQLVLMRSPGRNGPVMERFRPRMEELFTYVDELAARHGALVVDLYGAKTLADQRMWDLDRLHLTAEGHRRVAEAVWQVLGLQTQDDWQALLPPAVQPAWATRRVNDLRFARRHLGPWIGRRLTGRSSGDGRPAKRPELLPYEPPLS
- a CDS encoding maleylpyruvate isomerase family mycothiol-dependent enzyme, which produces MSDALLNALAEALADVVTLIDTCDDDVLDPDIAVKWMETTGHLLDRLSPADRRDLAGLFRKAADREPDGAWRDDLLRIPEGFGLDDDQHELYCDAVEHLARQFVETVRDVDPATPVPTCPGWTFADLVKHHGTTHRWIEHLVRIRAAERVWSRDVPLDLPDDPRAYPGWLAESAAATLRTLRGVDPETPMWSHGADQRVRFFPRRLLFESVVHLADAELALGIEPRITAGTGADGIEEFLENLPHHSWIAESVGGLQDGSVRLRATDTGAAWTITFGESGFTWTKSAAAAAARVEATSGDLLLLVHGRLRPGDERVRLSGDGAVLDAWLAATAL
- a CDS encoding hemolysin family protein, with protein sequence MIAIQLTVGLLTLVVNAFFVGAEFALISVRRSQIEPEAEAGNRRARSVIWGLEHVSALLAAAQLGITLCTLVLGIVAEPAIAHLLEPVFDAVGVPHGLVHPISFVIALAVATYLHMLLGEMVPKNIALAEPSRTALLLGPPLVALARALRPVIFTINACANGLLKLLRVEAKDEVAATYSDDELARMVRDAGDAGLLDDRAAERLRDALELGRRPVREVVRPVEQVVYAEAGTTPEQLERLAAESGFSRFPVVDAGLHILGYLHVKDALDATPRDQPFPVTAMRPIARVRAATPLDDVLTAMRRSRTHLAVVLEEDGTPEGLVTMEDVLRQLVGRPD